A region of Chitinophaga horti DNA encodes the following proteins:
- a CDS encoding class I SAM-dependent methyltransferase yields the protein MNKSLSHHVYNDRSFAEQYAQNITNNPWNAGYERPASLSLLPDNLNGLHILDAGCGPGITTKEFLEKQATVTAIDYSDAMVSLAQENTGGRAHIVQHDLNEPLSMFANESFDVIYSSLVIHYIDDLKALFAEFRRVLRKGGLLIFSTDHPDNPFVKAQLAAGIRQSSVPWDGYNIHMDVYHRSWSEIESALTNNGFSVNSQLSPHPLPFVKDMYPNVYETLSTVPHFICIRAVVL from the coding sequence ATGAATAAATCACTCTCCCACCACGTCTACAACGACCGTTCTTTCGCAGAACAGTACGCCCAAAACATCACCAACAACCCCTGGAACGCCGGCTACGAACGCCCCGCGTCCTTATCACTGCTACCCGATAACCTAAACGGCCTGCATATACTCGACGCCGGCTGCGGACCGGGCATAACGACGAAGGAGTTTCTCGAAAAACAAGCTACCGTCACCGCCATCGATTACAGCGATGCCATGGTCAGCCTGGCACAGGAAAACACAGGCGGCCGGGCGCACATCGTTCAACATGACTTGAACGAACCGCTTAGCATGTTCGCTAACGAAAGCTTCGATGTCATATACAGCTCCCTGGTGATTCACTACATCGATGACTTAAAGGCACTGTTTGCCGAATTCCGACGGGTATTACGCAAAGGCGGCCTGCTCATCTTTTCCACCGATCATCCGGATAACCCATTCGTCAAAGCGCAACTTGCCGCCGGCATCCGCCAGTCGTCCGTGCCGTGGGATGGCTACAATATCCACATGGATGTTTATCACCGGTCGTGGAGCGAGATTGAAAGCGCATTAACAAATAACGGTTTTTCGGTGAACAGTCAACTGTCGCCACATCCGTTACCTTTTGTGAAGGACATGTACCCCAACGTGTATGAAACCTTATCCACGGTCCCACACTTCATTTGTATAAGGGCGGTAGTGCTTTAA
- a CDS encoding RNA polymerase sigma factor, which yields MNNQDLNKEKALLQQLATGDEYAFRSICETYTPLLYTTIFRFTSEKWIAEEIIQDTFLKVWTKRQELAEMANFKGWLYTVASNMTLNALKKMRREQQELDRWLTFNAADIAKNDLTPQEKESYLQLLAAAVERLPPRQRETYRLIKEQHLKRNEAARIMGVSPETVKWNLEEAVRNIRTYCLSKLPVVLTLLLID from the coding sequence TTGAATAACCAGGATCTAAATAAAGAAAAAGCACTGCTGCAACAACTGGCAACAGGTGATGAGTATGCATTTCGCAGCATCTGCGAAACGTACACGCCGCTGCTTTATACGACGATCTTCCGTTTTACAAGCGAAAAATGGATCGCTGAAGAAATCATCCAGGACACCTTTTTAAAGGTATGGACTAAAAGGCAGGAGCTCGCAGAGATGGCCAACTTCAAGGGCTGGCTCTACACCGTGGCGAGCAACATGACGCTGAATGCACTTAAAAAGATGCGCCGCGAACAACAGGAGCTGGATCGCTGGCTTACTTTTAATGCGGCGGATATTGCGAAAAACGACTTAACACCGCAGGAAAAAGAAAGCTACCTGCAACTGCTCGCCGCCGCTGTAGAACGGCTCCCTCCCCGGCAGCGGGAAACGTACCGGCTTATCAAAGAGCAGCATCTAAAAAGAAACGAGGCCGCTCGTATCATGGGTGTTTCGCCCGAAACGGTGAAGTGGAACCTGGAAGAAGCGGTGCGTAACATCCGTACGTATTGCCTGTCAAAACTGCCTGTAGTACTCACTTTACTGCTGATCGACTGA
- a CDS encoding FecR family protein, which produces MPNLADIQAIFDRCMQGTATQAERDLLHDWMEEPQNEAAAIKLWEDAFAASDGSLQMDAQSREQMVTTILRSQPARVKRLNPWLKYAAAIVVLIAAAGYLWLSRQQPATQVAKQLSLEDITPGRTGAILTLADGSTISLDSSANGIIARQNGTNVSLQNGQLSYNAGEATTQTVAYNTMTTPKGMQYSLVLPDGSKVWLNAASSLTYPTLFNGKERRVEIKGEAYFEIAPNATQPFFVNIKNKAEIQVLGTSFNVNAYDDEPAINTTLVTGKVRIHAGAQATLAPGQEARITAGASSIAVKPGADIDKALAWKNGVFDFNGAKLEEVMKQLSRWYDIDVVYEQGIPDKEFFGKMSRDVTLAGLLRGLEDAEVHFRLEAGRRLVVLR; this is translated from the coding sequence ATGCCCAACCTGGCCGACATACAAGCAATTTTCGACCGCTGCATGCAGGGTACTGCCACGCAGGCGGAACGTGACCTGTTGCACGACTGGATGGAGGAGCCGCAGAACGAAGCGGCGGCGATAAAGCTTTGGGAAGATGCGTTTGCAGCATCTGACGGCAGTTTGCAAATGGATGCACAAAGCAGGGAGCAGATGGTAACGACGATCCTCCGCAGCCAGCCGGCGCGGGTGAAACGACTGAACCCATGGCTTAAATATGCGGCGGCTATCGTGGTGTTGATCGCGGCAGCGGGTTATTTATGGCTATCCCGGCAACAACCGGCAACGCAGGTGGCGAAACAGTTGTCCCTGGAAGATATTACTCCCGGCAGAACGGGAGCGATACTGACACTGGCAGATGGCAGCACCATTTCGCTGGACTCATCCGCCAATGGTATTATCGCCCGGCAGAACGGAACGAATGTATCGCTGCAGAACGGGCAGCTGTCGTACAACGCCGGTGAAGCTACTACGCAAACGGTGGCATACAATACGATGACGACGCCGAAAGGCATGCAATACAGCCTGGTGCTGCCAGATGGTAGTAAAGTATGGCTGAATGCAGCGAGTTCACTCACCTACCCTACGTTGTTTAACGGCAAAGAACGTCGCGTTGAAATAAAGGGAGAAGCGTATTTCGAGATCGCCCCGAATGCCACGCAGCCGTTCTTTGTAAACATAAAAAATAAGGCAGAGATACAGGTGCTGGGCACCAGTTTCAACGTAAACGCCTATGACGATGAACCGGCGATCAACACCACGCTCGTCACCGGCAAAGTACGCATACACGCAGGAGCGCAGGCCACCCTCGCACCCGGGCAGGAAGCACGTATTACCGCAGGAGCATCTTCTATCGCGGTGAAGCCTGGCGCTGATATAGATAAGGCCCTGGCCTGGAAGAACGGGGTGTTCGACTTTAACGGGGCCAAACTTGAAGAGGTGATGAAACAACTGTCGCGGTGGTACGATATTGATGTGGTGTACGAACAGGGTATTCCGGACAAGGAGTTTTTCGGTAAGATGAGCCGCGACGTTACACTGGCCGGCCTGTTACGGGGATTGGAAGATGCGGAGGTACACTTCCGGCTGGAAGCTGGCAGGCGACTGGTGGTGCTGCGATAA